The Terriglobia bacterium DNA segment CACCGGCGAACACGCCCTGGAGCAGGCGCGCGCCGCCGAGCGGGAGATCGCCCATGGCCGCTACCGCGGGCCGCTGCACGGCATACCGATCGCGCTTAAGGACCTGATCGACACCGCCGGGGTACGCACGACCGCCGCCAGCGCGCTCTTTCAGGACCGCGTGCCGACCGAGGACGCCACCGTGGTGCGCCGGTTGAAGCGCGCCGGCGCGGTGCTGCTGGGTAAGACCAACCTGCACGAGTTCGCCTACGGTGGCAGCGGCACCGTCAGCTACTACGGCGCGGTGCGCAATCCGTGGGCGCTGGAGCACATCACGGGCGGGTCGTCATCGGGTTCGGCGGCGGCGGTAGCGGCGGGTATGTGCTTCGCCGCGCTGGGCACCGATACCGCCGGCTCGATCCGCTTGCCGGCGTCGTGCTGCGGGGTTGTCGGGCTGAAGCCGACCTACGGACTGGTGAGCGCGCGCGGGGTGATTCCACTCTCCCGCTCCTACGATCACGTCGGCCCGATGACGCGCAACGTGCGCGATGCTGCCATCGTGCTGCAGGCGATTTCCGGCTACGACGCCGGCGATATCTCCAGCCGCGAGATGCCAGAAGAGGATTATGTGGCCGCGCTGGACGCGGACACGTCATCGCTGCGGCTGGGCATCGTGCGGCAATATTTCTTTGACGACCTGGAACCCGATGTCGCCGCCGCCATGAACAATGCGCTGCAGGTGTTGGAAACCCTCACCGCCAGCCTGAGCGACGCCAGCATGCCAATCGATACTGATCGCACGGTGCAGTTGGCGGAGATTTACGCCTATCACGGGCAATTCCTGGGCGAACGCGCCGGCCTCTACCAGCCGGAGACGTTGCGGCGCATCCAGCGCGGGGAGACGATTGCGGCCACGGATTACATCCTGAAGCGAAACGAACTGGAACATTTGCGCCGTGGCGCCAAAGACCTGTTTTGCGATTACGATCTGCTGGTGACGCCCACCTCGCCGGCGCCCGCGCCCAAGTTGTCTGAACTCCAGGCCAACCCCGACGATCTGCGCCGCCGCGAACTGGTCTTGCTGCGCAACACGCGACCGTTTAACGTGCTGGGCCTGCCGGCAGTGTCGGCGCCGTGCGGATTCACCCGCGCCGGGCTGCCCGTCGGGTTGCAGATCGCCGGCGCGCCCGGCCACGATGCCCGCGTCCTGCAACTGGCGCATGCCTTCGCGCAGGCGACGGAATGGCACAAGCACATTTGTAATTTGTAATTGGCAATAATTGGTAATTTGCAATTTGCAATTGCGGTACTCTCGTGGTGTCGCGACCGATTGCGCACCCGATGAGAATTGCAGAGTACCAACTACAAATTACCAATCCCGGGAGTTTCTCATGCTCAACTTCGACTCCGTGAAAATGGACTTCCCTTCCGACGCCAACATCGTGATCGGCCAGTCGCACTTCATCAAGACGGTCGAGGACATTTACGAGGCCGTGGTGACCACCGTTCCGCAGGCGAAGTTCGGGCTGGCGTTCAACGAGAGCAGCGGTCCCTGCCTGACACGCTCCGAGGG contains these protein-coding regions:
- a CDS encoding amidase, producing MGRIEKLGPVLNAFITVTGEHALEQARAAEREIAHGRYRGPLHGIPIALKDLIDTAGVRTTAASALFQDRVPTEDATVVRRLKRAGAVLLGKTNLHEFAYGGSGTVSYYGAVRNPWALEHITGGSSSGSAAAVAAGMCFAALGTDTAGSIRLPASCCGVVGLKPTYGLVSARGVIPLSRSYDHVGPMTRNVRDAAIVLQAISGYDAGDISSREMPEEDYVAALDADTSSLRLGIVRQYFFDDLEPDVAAAMNNALQVLETLTASLSDASMPIDTDRTVQLAEIYAYHGQFLGERAGLYQPETLRRIQRGETIAATDYILKRNELEHLRRGAKDLFCDYDLLVTPTSPAPAPKLSELQANPDDLRRRELVLLRNTRPFNVLGLPAVSAPCGFTRAGLPVGLQIAGAPGHDARVLQLAHAFAQATEWHKHICNL